TCAAGTATCCGGAGGATTTACATATTCCTGGATACAAGCCGGTCTACAAAGGCCACGCGAAGCAGATCAAGGAGGCGGCGAAGCTTCTCGCAAAAGCCGAGAAGCCGCTTATCTACGCCGGAGGCGGAATCAACAAGTCCGAAGCGTGGAAAGAGCTAAAAAACCTCGCGGAAATGCTTAATATTCCAGTTACGACGACTCTTATGGGCAAGGGAGCTTTCCCAGACGATCATCCGCTGTCGCTTCGTATGCTTGGCATGCATGGCACGCGTTACGCTAACTACGCGATAATGGATAGCGACCTTATTCTTGCAGTTGGTGTTCGCTTCGATGACCGTGTGACTGGCAAGGTATCGACATTTGCACCGCATGCGGCGATCATTCACATAGATATCGATCCAGCGGAGATAAGCAAAAACGTAGTGGTTGATATCCCGATTGTCGGCGATGCGAAAATTGTCTTAAGAGAACTGGCTAATGCGGTCGGCAAGATAGAGACGCACGCAGACAAAACCAGGTGGCATGCGATGATCGACGAGTGGAAGAAAAAATATCCACTTCATTACCACCAGGATGGGCAAATCAGGCCGGAATACGTAGTTGAAACGATTAATAAGCTTACGCGAGATAAAGACACTATAGTAACAACCGGCGTTGGTCAGAACCAGATGTGGGCCGCGCAGTTCTATAGCTGCAACAAACCAAGGAGTTTTATATCTTCTGGCGGACTTGGCACTATGGGGTTTGGCCTACCGGCAGCCATTGGAGCGCAAATCGGGCGTCCTGATGCTGTTGTTATAGACATCGATGGCGATGGAAGCATCCAGATGGTCTCACAAGAGCTCGCAACCGTTGTGGCAAATAAGTTACCAATTATTATCGCTATTCTGAACAACGGTTATCTAGGTATGGTTCGCCAGTGGCAGGAGCTCTTCTACGGCAAGAGGTACTCCCAGGTCGACTTAAATGTTGGCACACCTGATTTCGTCAAGCTTGCCGATGCTTATGGCATGAAGGGAGTTCGCGTGACCCGGATTGAAGATGTTGAGAAGGTGCTTAAGGAAGCCATTGAGGCCCGCGAGCCTATCCTTATAGATTTTATGGTTGCAAGAGAAGAAAATGTATTTCCAATGGTTGCGCCAGGAGCATCGATTGACGAGATGCTGGGAGGTATTCCGGGTGCGGCCATTAGCCAAATGATAGATGAAGAAGTGGAAGAGGAGGAGAAAGATGAAACACATCCTATCGGTACTCGTGGAAAATAAACCAGGTGTTTTAGCAAGGGTCTCCGGCCTCTTCAGCAGGCGAGGGTTTAACATCGAAAGCCTCGCCGTTGGACCGACCGAGAACCCGGATATCTCGCGCATGACTATTGTGGTTGATGCAGATGATCTGAGGCTTGAGCAGATAACAAAACAGTTGCATAAGTTAGTTAATGTACTTAAGATCAGCGATCTTGACCCCAGAGAATCGGTTGAACGTGAGCTGGTTCTTATCAAAGTTAACGCTTCCCCAAACATGAGGTCTGAGATAGTTGAGACGGCCAATATATTCAGGGCCAATATAGTGGATGTGAGCAAATCTACGCTTATTATTGAGATAACCGGTACTGAGGATAAGATTCAGGCTCTAGAGGACCTATTAAGGCCTTATGGCATAAAAGAGCTCGTTAGGACGGGCAAAGTTGCGCTTGGAAGAGGAAAACTTGCCGAAGCCTAGAGTCCAGAGGCTAGGGTCTCAGGTCCAGGGTTAAAATACATTAAAAAAATCCCCTGGGTCCTGGACCCTATACAGAGG
This DNA window, taken from Bacillota bacterium, encodes the following:
- the ilvB gene encoding biosynthetic-type acetolactate synthase large subunit, with the translated sequence MRMTGAEALIKSLEKEGVDVIFGYPGGVVLPIYDALYSCKTIRHVLVRHEQCAGHAADAYARATGKVGVCLVTSGPGATNLVTGLANAWMDSIPMVAITGQVATTVLGTDAFQEADITGITMPITKHNYLVKDVNQLPTIVRQAFELAKSGRPGPVLIDMPVDISKAEIDFKYPEDLHIPGYKPVYKGHAKQIKEAAKLLAKAEKPLIYAGGGINKSEAWKELKNLAEMLNIPVTTTLMGKGAFPDDHPLSLRMLGMHGTRYANYAIMDSDLILAVGVRFDDRVTGKVSTFAPHAAIIHIDIDPAEISKNVVVDIPIVGDAKIVLRELANAVGKIETHADKTRWHAMIDEWKKKYPLHYHQDGQIRPEYVVETINKLTRDKDTIVTTGVGQNQMWAAQFYSCNKPRSFISSGGLGTMGFGLPAAIGAQIGRPDAVVIDIDGDGSIQMVSQELATVVANKLPIIIAILNNGYLGMVRQWQELFYGKRYSQVDLNVGTPDFVKLADAYGMKGVRVTRIEDVEKVLKEAIEAREPILIDFMVAREENVFPMVAPGASIDEMLGGIPGAAISQMIDEEVEEEEKDETHPIGTRGK
- the ilvN gene encoding acetolactate synthase small subunit translates to MKHILSVLVENKPGVLARVSGLFSRRGFNIESLAVGPTENPDISRMTIVVDADDLRLEQITKQLHKLVNVLKISDLDPRESVERELVLIKVNASPNMRSEIVETANIFRANIVDVSKSTLIIEITGTEDKIQALEDLLRPYGIKELVRTGKVALGRGKLAEA